The following coding sequences lie in one Asterias amurensis chromosome 18, ASM3211899v1 genomic window:
- the LOC139950526 gene encoding myo-inositol 2-dehydrogenase-like isoform X1, which translates to MSEVTRADEKDTNCSHNRVRMSDQNHQNNFPEMKKVTFAIFGLGRAGTIHFGNLMRNQRAVIRYIVEENRARAEQVLQELQFDIVSKECQLVTAAEADKVYQDKSVDAVIVCTHTDSHKEIVQSSLQAGKSVFCEKPIATELSDTKACYDLAEKNGQFLFCAFNRRQDPSIRELQKRVRRGDLGQIQSIKTCSRDSPMPTKEYLKISGGIFHDCAVHDIDVVCWILGEFPDVVYTQAHAFHESVAELGDVDQVNITMKFASGIIATIDLNREASYGYDQRIEVFGSNGMLETRNNSKINLVGHLGKNGASSDPVPFSFPQRYADAYREELEYFIDYVLGLDKHVEVTRTDTIMATIIAETCMMSYHKGIPIKLKDVM; encoded by the exons ATGTCCGAGGTTACAAGAGCTGATGAAAAAGATACAAATTG TAGTCACAACCGGGTTAGAATGTCTGACCAAAACCACCAAAATAATTTCCCAGAGATGAAGAAAGTTACTTTTGCCATCTTCGGTTTGGGCCGAGCTGGTACCATCCACTTCGGCAATCTCATGCGGAACCAGCGTGCCGTTATACGGTACATTGTGGAGGAGAATCGTGCAAGGGCTGAACAGGTGCTACAGGAACTTCAGTTTGATATTGTTAGTAAAGAGTGCCAACTCGTCACTGCTGCAGAAGCTGACAAGGTCTACCAAGATAAAAG TGTCGATGCAGTTATTGTTTGTACACACACGGACTCCCATAAAGAGATCGTGCAGAGCTCACTCCAAGCAG GTAAATCTGTGTTTTGTGAAAAGCCCATTGCCACAGAGCTGAGTGATACGAAAGCTTGCTACGACCTCGCCGAGAAAAACGGACAGTTTCTCTTTTGTGCGTTTAATAG acGTCAAGACCCCTCCATTCGTGAGCTCCAAAAACGTGTTCGAAGAGGAGATCTGGGCCAGATCCAGTCGATCAAGACTTGCTCAAGAGATAGCCCCATGCCAACAAAAGAATACCTCAAGATATCAG GCGGTATCTTTCACGACTGTGCCGTTCACGATATCGATGTAGTCTGTTGGATTCTTGGCGAGTTCCCCGACGTCGTTTACACGCAGGCACACGCCTTCCACGAGAGCGTTGCTGAGTTGGGTGATGTCGACCAGGTCAACATAACAATGAAGTTTGCCAGTGGTATCATCGCTACCATTGACTTAAACAGAGAAGCATCCTACGGATACGACCAGCGTATTGAG GTTTTCGGCTCAAACGGGATGCTTGAAACGAGGAATAATAGCAAGATAAACCTTGTGGGTCACCTTGGTAAGAATGGCGCCTCTTCAGATCCAGTTCCCTTCTCATTTCCACAGAGATACGCTGACGCATACAGGGAGGAACTGGAGTATTTTATAGACTACGTATTAG GGCTAGACAAGCACGTGGAGGTAACAAGAACTGATACTATAATGGCGACGATTATTGCTGAAACATGTATGATGTCCTACCACAAAGGAATCCCAATCAAGTTGAAGGACGTCATGTAA
- the LOC139950526 gene encoding myo-inositol 2-dehydrogenase-like isoform X2 — MKKVTFAIFGLGRAGTIHFGNLMRNQRAVIRYIVEENRARAEQVLQELQFDIVSKECQLVTAAEADKVYQDKSVDAVIVCTHTDSHKEIVQSSLQAGKSVFCEKPIATELSDTKACYDLAEKNGQFLFCAFNRRQDPSIRELQKRVRRGDLGQIQSIKTCSRDSPMPTKEYLKISGGIFHDCAVHDIDVVCWILGEFPDVVYTQAHAFHESVAELGDVDQVNITMKFASGIIATIDLNREASYGYDQRIEVFGSNGMLETRNNSKINLVGHLGKNGASSDPVPFSFPQRYADAYREELEYFIDYVLGLDKHVEVTRTDTIMATIIAETCMMSYHKGIPIKLKDVM, encoded by the exons ATGAAGAAAGTTACTTTTGCCATCTTCGGTTTGGGCCGAGCTGGTACCATCCACTTCGGCAATCTCATGCGGAACCAGCGTGCCGTTATACGGTACATTGTGGAGGAGAATCGTGCAAGGGCTGAACAGGTGCTACAGGAACTTCAGTTTGATATTGTTAGTAAAGAGTGCCAACTCGTCACTGCTGCAGAAGCTGACAAGGTCTACCAAGATAAAAG TGTCGATGCAGTTATTGTTTGTACACACACGGACTCCCATAAAGAGATCGTGCAGAGCTCACTCCAAGCAG GTAAATCTGTGTTTTGTGAAAAGCCCATTGCCACAGAGCTGAGTGATACGAAAGCTTGCTACGACCTCGCCGAGAAAAACGGACAGTTTCTCTTTTGTGCGTTTAATAG acGTCAAGACCCCTCCATTCGTGAGCTCCAAAAACGTGTTCGAAGAGGAGATCTGGGCCAGATCCAGTCGATCAAGACTTGCTCAAGAGATAGCCCCATGCCAACAAAAGAATACCTCAAGATATCAG GCGGTATCTTTCACGACTGTGCCGTTCACGATATCGATGTAGTCTGTTGGATTCTTGGCGAGTTCCCCGACGTCGTTTACACGCAGGCACACGCCTTCCACGAGAGCGTTGCTGAGTTGGGTGATGTCGACCAGGTCAACATAACAATGAAGTTTGCCAGTGGTATCATCGCTACCATTGACTTAAACAGAGAAGCATCCTACGGATACGACCAGCGTATTGAG GTTTTCGGCTCAAACGGGATGCTTGAAACGAGGAATAATAGCAAGATAAACCTTGTGGGTCACCTTGGTAAGAATGGCGCCTCTTCAGATCCAGTTCCCTTCTCATTTCCACAGAGATACGCTGACGCATACAGGGAGGAACTGGAGTATTTTATAGACTACGTATTAG GGCTAGACAAGCACGTGGAGGTAACAAGAACTGATACTATAATGGCGACGATTATTGCTGAAACATGTATGATGTCCTACCACAAAGGAATCCCAATCAAGTTGAAGGACGTCATGTAA
- the LOC139950789 gene encoding cytidine deaminase-like → MADPIVSDEIKKIIAECNEAKKFAYCPYSNFRVGAALLTTDGQIITGCNIENASYTLGVCAERCAIFKAVSEGHTSFKAIAVASDVKDEFISPCGACRQVMFEFGGKDMKVYLTKPDHSFRVTSNKELLPDGFDSSVLDMVRTKVLP, encoded by the exons ATGGCGGACCCAATAGTTTCAG ATGAAATCAAGAAGATAATCGCAGAGTGCAATGAGGCTAAGAAGTTTGCTTATTGTCCGTACAGTAATTTCAGAGTTGGAGCTGCTCTCTTGACCACAGATGGTCAAATTATAACTG GCTGCAATATAGAAAATGCTTCATACACTCTGGGTGTTTGTGCAGAGAGGTGCGCCATCTTCAAAGCAGTATCCGAAGGTCACACaagttttaaagcaatcgctGTCGCTAG tgatGTGAAAGACGAATTCATTTCTCCCTGTGGAGCTTGCAGAcaagtgatgtttgaa TTTGGTGGAAAGGATATGAAAGTGTACTTGACCAAACCAGATCATTCCTTTCGAGTGACAAGCAACAAAGAGCTACTGCCGGACGGTTTTGATTCATCTGTCTTGGACATGGTAAGAACTAAGGTTCTACCTTGA
- the LOC139950788 gene encoding 15-hydroxyprostaglandin dehydrogenase [NAD(+)]-like, which yields MTAVSKDSFDTAAAEMKDGTVAIVTGGADGLGKSFSHALLKKKAKGLCIADFNETTGNRTLREFADEFGEDRVMFVKCDVTSKSEFEDVFKKTKAKFGCINLVVNNAGIVNEDDWEKCVDTNLKGTMRGTKLAIRYMGSEEGGEGGMVINVASMAGLQAASFMPTYTATKFASVGWTRALQADPCLKAIGITFGALCPAFANTAIVKEMDRLNSDVHRDIATAALQKLGLLEVDEVTDSFLRLVLDKFWEGKVLGLTKLNGIVQV from the exons ATGACAGCGGTAAGCAAAGACTCCTTTGACACGGCTGCGGCTGAGATGAAAGACGGGACGGTAGCCATCGTGACTGGGGGTGCTGATGGTTTAGGTAAATCCTTCTCACACGCTCTACTCAAGAAGAAAGCCAAG GGTTTGTGCATAGCTGATTTCAACGAGACGACTGGAAACAGGACGCTTCGGGAATTTGCGGATGAGTTCGGAGAGGATCGTGTCATGTTCGTCAAATGTGACGTTACCTCTAAGTCCGAATTCGAAG ATGTTTTCAAAAAGACGAAGGCGAAGTTTGGATGCATCAACTTGGTGGTGAATAATGCTGGAATAGTGAACGAAGACGACTGGGAAAAATGCGTCGACACTAATCTG AAAGGTACAATGAGAGGAACCAAGCTTGCCATCAGATACATGGGCTCAGAAGAGGGTGGTGAAGGTGGAATGGTCATCAATGTTGCATCAATGGCAG GTCTTCAAGCGGCAAGTTTCATGCCTACCTACACCGCTACAAAGTTCGCCAGCGTTGGGTGGACTAGAGCTCTTCAG GCTGACCCGTGCTTGAAGGCGATTGGAATAACCTTCGGCGCTCTGTGTCCAGCATTTGCAAACACAGCCATCGTAAAGGAAATGGATCGGTTAAATAGTGATGTACATCGGGATATTGCTACTGCTGCTTTGCAAAAGCTTGGACTCTTAGA AGTGGACGAGGTTACCGACTCTTTTCTTCGACTCGTTCTTGACAAGTTCTGGGAGGGAAAGGTGCTTGGCTTGACGAAGTTAAATGGTATCGTGCAGGTCTAA
- the LOC139951077 gene encoding centrosomal protein of 104 kDa-like isoform X1: MPHKIFFTVIHASGVDTGFNIRELEVHSPLSRGWQSTRFCLYPQEIVIQLAEKIRIRKLQLLAHQYLIPTKIEFYIGSLPPDHITTLHGTRYKRLGYVAMSDNSKTGYKARELKSVHVDAVGQYLRLVIHKNHVNKYNTYNQVSLIAINVIGDEITSEEDLIQYDEENKQKVNQVIKDFMPEGYYGDDLKNGNDVDPAVLGAVNRKDYISPMDDLAFDMYQDPEVAQIIRKLDVRKNEAVLQEQYDMAKKLKQAIADLQKVGEKLGRYEVEKRRAIETEDYDLAKVKKIQMEEYRLQIYQQLEVNDLLQLSKNLFWPPKNSGDRDTSVPLEKESPRRPDPVRKPISPSPTRNGIARPASPIDIDERPLPTIKSSPREPLLEPSPRLPEPEDETVAPADAVNEAAATGAAPPDHAEPLNEKTLREAATAIDIFGQDLVSKLYSKNWSLREEALAELKQKLETETEAMDKEELRSMLRASVFLSSKGLKDKVFAVFMAALSLVRSIYDDWIPRHKPSKGDTGHSLEQVLPDLMARIGDTNARLKAADIDFINELALYKDVRSLHMVPHYFVAPFKSTTQAKIAVTRVDVVDRLLKDLGVDKHSGLTVDNVMTFAKRALEHTAGEVREASVHLILELYRIKSEAVRSHLPSEDDHKTLKNPLYHKIFDGMDKVDGKPTKAEKKAKAQSDKASEKKRKQAEIEELQQQLADLRAATLAQGKNPDAPGKKGPKAGNKDLPKKLPRAPSIAEQSDYGDEIDKQCIFCSEEDKNFKDEGLDMHYWKHCPMLKRCHSCKQVVEISALNNHLLTECEGRAKFGKCPRCTETHEKSEIDRYVSEKICHPPKAGMSKCPLCHNSIAAEDDKDENWRKHLMETGKDACLKNPRREASIKRVRESKNPSDKQPLKKAPEATKSKIPTKERKPKGKTQRPK, encoded by the exons ATGCCACACAAGATATTCTTCACAGTGATTCATGCGAGTGGTGTAGACACTGGATTCAATATCCGAGAGCTTGAGGTTCACAGTCCGCTATCTAGAGGATGGCAGTCCACAAGATTTTGTCTTTATCCTCAAGAGATTGTCATCCAGTTAGCGGAGAAGATCCGGATCAGGAAACTGCAGTTGCTAGCTCATCAATATCTGATAC CGACTAAGATCGAGTTTTACATCGGAAGTTTACCACCAGACCACATCACAACACTTCATGGAACTCGCTACAAGAGACTGGG GTATGTTGCCATGTCCGATAACTCCAAGACGGGCTACAAGGCAAGAGAGTTGAAGTCTGTCCATGTAGATGCAGTCGGGCAGTACCTAAGACTCGTCATACACAAAAACCATGTCAACAAATACAACACGTACAATCAG gTGAGCCTGATCGCTATTAACGTGATTGGTGACGAGATAACATCAGAAGAGGATCTCATCCAATATGACgaagaaaacaaacagaaaGTGAATCAGGTGATCAAAGATTTCATGCCGGAAGGTTACTATGGAGATGATTTGAAGAATGGAAACGACGTGGATCCTGCTGTACTTGGTGCTGTCAATAG GAAGGACTACATCTCCCCAATGGATGATCTGGCATTTGATATGTACCAAGACCCAGAGGTGGCTCAAATCATCAGAAAATTGGACGTCAGAAAAAATGAAGCTGTACTTC aGGAGCAGTATGACATGGCCAAGAAGTTAAAGCAAGCCATCGCTGATCTGCAAAAG GTTGGTGAGAAACTTGGTCGTTATGAGGTGGAGAAACGCCGAGCCATCGAGACGGAAGACTACGACCTTGCTAAGGTCAAGAAGATCCAGATGGAAGAATATCGACTACAGATCTATCAACAGCTAGAGGTCAACGACCTGTTGCAACTCAGCAAG aatTTGTTCTGGCCACCCAAAAAT AGCGGGGATCGAGACACAAGTGTTCCCCTAGAGAAGGAGTCACCACGACGACCAGACCCAGTCAGGAAGCCCATCAGTCCATCCCCTACGAGAAATGGAATTGCCCGACCCGCCTCACCCATAGACATTGATGAGAGGCCTCTACCAACGATAAAAAG ctctccgagggagccgttactcgaGCCATCCCCACGCCTGCCTGAACCTGAAGATGAGACAGTGGCACCTGCAGATGCCGTAAATGAAGCTGCTGCAACTGGAGCAGCACCACCAGATCACGCTGAACCTCTGAACGAGAAGACGCTGCGGGAGGCAGCGACGGCCATTGATATCTTTGGACAAGATTTG GTGAGTAAACTGTACTCTAAGAACTGGTCGTTAAGAGAGGAGGCCCTCGCTGAACTGAAGCAGAAACTAGAAACAGAGACGGAGGCGATGGACAAGGAGGAGTTGCGTAGCATGCTCAGGGCGTCTGTCTTTCTTTCCTCCAAAGGACTCAAAGATAAAGTCTTTGCT GTGTTCATGGCTGCATTGAGTCTCGTCAGATCAATATACGATGATTGGATACCGAGACACAAACCAAGCAAAGGAGATACGGGTCATTCCTTGGAGCAAGTATTGCCTGATCTCATGGCTAGGATCGGAGACACC AATGCCCGACTGAAAGCAGCTGACATTGACTTTATCAACGAGCTAGCTTTATACAAAGATGTGCGCTCTCTGCACATGGTACCACATTATTTTGTTGCACCGTTTAAAAGCACAACTCAAGCTAAGATTGCCGTCACTAGAGTAGACGTTGTAGACAGACTGTTAAAGGATCTTGGGGTTGATAAACATAG TGGTTTGACCGTTGACAATGTGATGACGTTTGCAAAGCGCGCTTTGGAGCATACGGCCGGTGAGGTCAGGGAAGCATCCGTTCATCTGATCTTGGAGTTATATCGGATAAAATCGGAAGCCGTCCGATCGCATCTCCCCTCGGAAGACGATCATAAGACGTTAAAGAATCCACTCTATCATAAGATCTTTGATGGTATGGATAAAGTTGATGGGAAACCAACCAAGGCGGAGAAGAAG GCCAAGGCTCAGAGTGACAAAGCATCCGAGAAGAAACGTAAACAAGCAGAGATTGAAGAGCTTCAGCAACAGCTGGCTGACCTCAGAGCAGCCACCTTGGCACAAGGGAAAAAC CCAGATGCTCCAGGGAAGAAGGGTCCAAAAGCTGGAAATAAAG ATCTGCCAAAGAAGCTGCCTCGAGCTCCAAGCATCGCTGAGCAATCCGACTACGGAGACGAGATTGATAAACAATGCATCTTCTGCTCAGAAGAGGACAAGAACTTCAAGGATGAAGGGCTGGATATGCACTACTGGAAACATTGCCCGATGCTTAAACGCTGCCATAGCTGTAAACAG GTTGTTGAGATTTCAGCGTTGAATAACCACCTTCTGACGGAGTGTGAGGGACGAGCAAAGTTTGGCAAGTGTCCAAGATGTACGGAGACTCATGAGAAGTCTGAGATTGATCGCTATGTATCGGAAAAGATCTGTCATC CACCCAAGGCTGGCATGAGTAAATGCCCCTTGTGTCATAATAGTATTGCAGCTGAAGATGATAAAGATGAAAACTGGAGGAAACATCTTATGGAGACGGGGAAGGATGCTTGTCTTAAGAACCCAAGACGAGAAGCTTCCATCAAAAGAG tgAGAGAAAGCAAGAACCCGTCTGACAAGCAGCCACTAAAGAAAGCCCCAGAAGCAACAAAGAGTAAAATACCCACCAAGGAGCGCAAACCCAAAGGAAAAACACAGAGGCCTAAATAA
- the LOC139951077 gene encoding centrosomal protein of 104 kDa-like isoform X2, with the protein MPHKIFFTVIHASGVDTGFNIRELEVHSPLSRGWQSTRFCLYPQEIVIQLAEKIRIRKLQLLAHQYLIPTKIEFYIGSLPPDHITTLHGTRYKRLGYVAMSDNSKTGYKARELKSVHVDAVGQYLRLVIHKNHVNKYNTYNQVSLIAINVIGDEITSEEDLIQYDEENKQKVNQVIKDFMPEGYYGDDLKNGNDVDPAVLGAVNRKDYISPMDDLAFDMYQDPEVAQIIRKLDVRKNEAVLQEQYDMAKKLKQAIADLQKVGEKLGRYEVEKRRAIETEDYDLAKVKKIQMEEYRLQIYQQLEVNDLLQLSKSGDRDTSVPLEKESPRRPDPVRKPISPSPTRNGIARPASPIDIDERPLPTIKSSPREPLLEPSPRLPEPEDETVAPADAVNEAAATGAAPPDHAEPLNEKTLREAATAIDIFGQDLVSKLYSKNWSLREEALAELKQKLETETEAMDKEELRSMLRASVFLSSKGLKDKVFAVFMAALSLVRSIYDDWIPRHKPSKGDTGHSLEQVLPDLMARIGDTNARLKAADIDFINELALYKDVRSLHMVPHYFVAPFKSTTQAKIAVTRVDVVDRLLKDLGVDKHSGLTVDNVMTFAKRALEHTAGEVREASVHLILELYRIKSEAVRSHLPSEDDHKTLKNPLYHKIFDGMDKVDGKPTKAEKKAKAQSDKASEKKRKQAEIEELQQQLADLRAATLAQGKNPDAPGKKGPKAGNKDLPKKLPRAPSIAEQSDYGDEIDKQCIFCSEEDKNFKDEGLDMHYWKHCPMLKRCHSCKQVVEISALNNHLLTECEGRAKFGKCPRCTETHEKSEIDRYVSEKICHPPKAGMSKCPLCHNSIAAEDDKDENWRKHLMETGKDACLKNPRREASIKRVRESKNPSDKQPLKKAPEATKSKIPTKERKPKGKTQRPK; encoded by the exons ATGCCACACAAGATATTCTTCACAGTGATTCATGCGAGTGGTGTAGACACTGGATTCAATATCCGAGAGCTTGAGGTTCACAGTCCGCTATCTAGAGGATGGCAGTCCACAAGATTTTGTCTTTATCCTCAAGAGATTGTCATCCAGTTAGCGGAGAAGATCCGGATCAGGAAACTGCAGTTGCTAGCTCATCAATATCTGATAC CGACTAAGATCGAGTTTTACATCGGAAGTTTACCACCAGACCACATCACAACACTTCATGGAACTCGCTACAAGAGACTGGG GTATGTTGCCATGTCCGATAACTCCAAGACGGGCTACAAGGCAAGAGAGTTGAAGTCTGTCCATGTAGATGCAGTCGGGCAGTACCTAAGACTCGTCATACACAAAAACCATGTCAACAAATACAACACGTACAATCAG gTGAGCCTGATCGCTATTAACGTGATTGGTGACGAGATAACATCAGAAGAGGATCTCATCCAATATGACgaagaaaacaaacagaaaGTGAATCAGGTGATCAAAGATTTCATGCCGGAAGGTTACTATGGAGATGATTTGAAGAATGGAAACGACGTGGATCCTGCTGTACTTGGTGCTGTCAATAG GAAGGACTACATCTCCCCAATGGATGATCTGGCATTTGATATGTACCAAGACCCAGAGGTGGCTCAAATCATCAGAAAATTGGACGTCAGAAAAAATGAAGCTGTACTTC aGGAGCAGTATGACATGGCCAAGAAGTTAAAGCAAGCCATCGCTGATCTGCAAAAG GTTGGTGAGAAACTTGGTCGTTATGAGGTGGAGAAACGCCGAGCCATCGAGACGGAAGACTACGACCTTGCTAAGGTCAAGAAGATCCAGATGGAAGAATATCGACTACAGATCTATCAACAGCTAGAGGTCAACGACCTGTTGCAACTCAGCAAG AGCGGGGATCGAGACACAAGTGTTCCCCTAGAGAAGGAGTCACCACGACGACCAGACCCAGTCAGGAAGCCCATCAGTCCATCCCCTACGAGAAATGGAATTGCCCGACCCGCCTCACCCATAGACATTGATGAGAGGCCTCTACCAACGATAAAAAG ctctccgagggagccgttactcgaGCCATCCCCACGCCTGCCTGAACCTGAAGATGAGACAGTGGCACCTGCAGATGCCGTAAATGAAGCTGCTGCAACTGGAGCAGCACCACCAGATCACGCTGAACCTCTGAACGAGAAGACGCTGCGGGAGGCAGCGACGGCCATTGATATCTTTGGACAAGATTTG GTGAGTAAACTGTACTCTAAGAACTGGTCGTTAAGAGAGGAGGCCCTCGCTGAACTGAAGCAGAAACTAGAAACAGAGACGGAGGCGATGGACAAGGAGGAGTTGCGTAGCATGCTCAGGGCGTCTGTCTTTCTTTCCTCCAAAGGACTCAAAGATAAAGTCTTTGCT GTGTTCATGGCTGCATTGAGTCTCGTCAGATCAATATACGATGATTGGATACCGAGACACAAACCAAGCAAAGGAGATACGGGTCATTCCTTGGAGCAAGTATTGCCTGATCTCATGGCTAGGATCGGAGACACC AATGCCCGACTGAAAGCAGCTGACATTGACTTTATCAACGAGCTAGCTTTATACAAAGATGTGCGCTCTCTGCACATGGTACCACATTATTTTGTTGCACCGTTTAAAAGCACAACTCAAGCTAAGATTGCCGTCACTAGAGTAGACGTTGTAGACAGACTGTTAAAGGATCTTGGGGTTGATAAACATAG TGGTTTGACCGTTGACAATGTGATGACGTTTGCAAAGCGCGCTTTGGAGCATACGGCCGGTGAGGTCAGGGAAGCATCCGTTCATCTGATCTTGGAGTTATATCGGATAAAATCGGAAGCCGTCCGATCGCATCTCCCCTCGGAAGACGATCATAAGACGTTAAAGAATCCACTCTATCATAAGATCTTTGATGGTATGGATAAAGTTGATGGGAAACCAACCAAGGCGGAGAAGAAG GCCAAGGCTCAGAGTGACAAAGCATCCGAGAAGAAACGTAAACAAGCAGAGATTGAAGAGCTTCAGCAACAGCTGGCTGACCTCAGAGCAGCCACCTTGGCACAAGGGAAAAAC CCAGATGCTCCAGGGAAGAAGGGTCCAAAAGCTGGAAATAAAG ATCTGCCAAAGAAGCTGCCTCGAGCTCCAAGCATCGCTGAGCAATCCGACTACGGAGACGAGATTGATAAACAATGCATCTTCTGCTCAGAAGAGGACAAGAACTTCAAGGATGAAGGGCTGGATATGCACTACTGGAAACATTGCCCGATGCTTAAACGCTGCCATAGCTGTAAACAG GTTGTTGAGATTTCAGCGTTGAATAACCACCTTCTGACGGAGTGTGAGGGACGAGCAAAGTTTGGCAAGTGTCCAAGATGTACGGAGACTCATGAGAAGTCTGAGATTGATCGCTATGTATCGGAAAAGATCTGTCATC CACCCAAGGCTGGCATGAGTAAATGCCCCTTGTGTCATAATAGTATTGCAGCTGAAGATGATAAAGATGAAAACTGGAGGAAACATCTTATGGAGACGGGGAAGGATGCTTGTCTTAAGAACCCAAGACGAGAAGCTTCCATCAAAAGAG tgAGAGAAAGCAAGAACCCGTCTGACAAGCAGCCACTAAAGAAAGCCCCAGAAGCAACAAAGAGTAAAATACCCACCAAGGAGCGCAAACCCAAAGGAAAAACACAGAGGCCTAAATAA
- the LOC139951078 gene encoding uncharacterized protein isoform X3, translating into MVDVYLNSSIHKQLISRQHAVVTSEYHNNRQMVYVQDMSTNGTFINDIKIAGRVRINEGDTLTFGHTSGVKLKPGMLSRQIHSEFRFVFEKVLSENAIQTDELKVPPVFISRHPSTTTYSLPRDQHSSPPGFDTAVLSDIAVVPKSNSENRIHNFSTPSRIPSLQPNSNVESSDSLTPTNFGTPQRFTSPTPRDDQTPATKSKLSTDFDLQPTSGLHVSPEMPCIQNMNPSLNSLPGTHSSKHFTTTPAAPRLREARAPGDYISKEVRSSESKDKHSSGSGEEDKRTARLDDELFRLTSAVRAKAEHFDSSASEQELDHLPQRFQFGNTNFLAPKITKNSSQTRWTSSTPCQGAHFSASSDLHSSRSSSSVVSSQTPLRSTLSSSDQEKVTSTSSLGDSISTEPRSTSPIQTSKKKKSINDSEEIQSKKRGPSSMETAKKKGSKKHRRRRSKTKTQPPAKLPLGPPAKLPIGAPNEAQMPDVEFEVCDSYDCCRPTDNTLEWVQCDSCDSWYHVTCVGCDYDSVRKDSALFHCGCSK; encoded by the exons ATTGCAGGTAGAGTCAGAATCAACGAAGGTGATACATTGACGTTTGGGCACACGTCTGGGGTCAAGCTCAAGCCTGGCATGCTCAGCCGACAGATACATTCAGAATTCAGATTTGTG tttgaaaaGGTCCTCTCAGAGAATGCCATACAAACCGATGAACTCAAAGTGCCGCCAGTTTTCATCTCACGCCATCCATCAACGACAACTTATTCACTCCCAAGAGACCAACACTCCTCTCCTCCTGGTTTCGATACAGCGGTACTTAGTGACATTGCAGTTGTCCCGAAATCCAATTCTGAAAATAGAATTCACAACTTCTCTACTCCGAGTCGTATCCCATCCCTTCAGCCAAACAGCAATGTAGAGTCTTCCGATTCGTTGACTCCCACTAACTTTGGAACGCCGCAAAGATTCACCAGCCCGACTCCTCGTGATGACCAAACACCTGCAACGAAAAGTAAACTATCGACAGACTTTGATTTGCAACCAACATCAGGCCTTCATGTATCACCAGAAATGCCTTGTATTCAAAATATGAACCCTTCGTTAAACTCTCTGCCGGGAACTCATTCCTCAAAACATTTCACGACAACTCCTGCAGCCCCCAGATTAAGAGAAGCCAGAGCTCCTGGAGATTACATCAGCAAAGAAGTCCGAAGTTCAGAGAGCAAAGACAAACATAGTTCGGGAAGCGGAGAAGAAGACAAACGTACTGCGAGATTAG ATGATGAGCTGTTTCGACTGACGTCAGCCGTCAGGGCCAAGGCGGAGCACTTTGATTCGTCGGCCTCGGAGCAGGAATTGGATCATTTGCCTCAAAGATTCCAATTTGGAAACACAAACTTTTTAGCGCCTAAGATAACCAAGAATTCATCTCAGACACGCTGGACAAGTAGCACTCCATGTCAAG GTGCTCATTTCTCCGCCTCATCAGACTTGCATTCCTCTAGATCATCATCTTCTGTTGTATCCTCTCAAACACCGTTGAGGAGTACGCTCTCGTCTTCGGATCAAGAGAAAGTTACTAGTACTAGTAGCCTTGGAGACTCGATATCTACTGAACCGCGGTCAACTTCTCCAATTCAGACatccaagaagaagaaaagcaTCAATGATTCAGAGGAGatacaaagcaagaaaagaGGACCATCCTCAATGGAAACGGCCAAGAAGAAAGGCTCTAAGAAGCATCGTCGTAGAAGGTCAAAGACGAAGACTCAACCCCCTGCAAAGCTTCCCCTCGGACCCCCTGCAAAGCTACCCATCGGAGCACCAAATGAAGCCCAGATGCCGGATGTGGAGTTTGAAGTGTGTGACTCCTATGATTGCTGCAGGCCAACAGACAACACGCTTGAATGG gTACAATGTGACAGCTGCGATAGCTGGTATCATGTCACGTGTGTGGGCTGCGATTATGACTCAGTCAGGAAAGATTCAGCTTTGTTTCACTGTGGATGTTCAAAGTAA